The following coding sequences lie in one Seriola aureovittata isolate HTS-2021-v1 ecotype China chromosome 5, ASM2101889v1, whole genome shotgun sequence genomic window:
- the poli gene encoding DNA polymerase iota isoform X1, with protein sequence MDNSEDEMEEDETEWRRSVVDSVLLSPAAAPGPSLNNMTPGPTPSPSRVILHFDLDCFYAQVEMIRNPALREVPLGIQQKYIIVTCNYVAREQGVTKLMSVTDAKEKCPQLVLVKGEDLTHYREMSYKMTELLMSYCPLVERLGFDENFMDVTEMVERRLAQTPESNSFSFKGHVYSRLSADVKASDYLRLALGSHIAAELREAIHSKLGLTGCAGIATNKLLAKLVSGTFKPNQQTTLLPENLSDILGCLSSLRKVPGIGHQTAKRLQALGLVSIQDLQLFPLNDLVKEFGHPSAQRLKNLAVGIDDSPVTPTGAPQSLSDEDSFKKMSSTKDVSEKIQQLLSSLVERMNKDGRQPQTFRLTIRRYSATNKWFSRESRQCPIPNHIGQKITSGSSDDAVAQLVPVAMKLFHKMVDSNTAFHLTLINVCFSNLQTRGAAVSGKGSITSFFTQTTSPRKTQICSSQRQNDSSQNGESHCMDRQFSTNKTITQRPLQQAVTTKSPCSSEAALHGFKWKQSSVVAVEDPPRQTACCSTARSDPHENNKTVTHQLPPDFDPEVFELLPEEIQKELLSPTYVNSLPSSSTSPSAPAEVPSVPHITTHSFRDSQNTEGIKEAVNELDPSYRVTTVNHQGPQSTSALPGEYVMEEERLSFPRSSDCKFPGNVDPEVFSELPPDVQRELMSEWKQQKPLLKTPSSRKPGRSLMTKDRKAAGKGSQANSLLKYFKPS encoded by the exons ATGGATAACAGCGAGGACgagatggaggaggatgaaacCGAGTGGAGGAGAAGTGTCGTGGACTCAGTGCTACTCAGCCCCGCTGCTGCTCCTG GTCCAAGCCTGAATAACATGACACCCGGACCAACTCCTTCACCCTCCAGAGTTATTCTGCATTTTGACCTGGATTGTTTCTATGCTCAGGTGGAAATGATCAGAAACCCAGCACTGAGAGAAGTCCCCTTAG GTATCCAGCAGAAATACATCATAGTCACCTGTAACTATGTGGCAAGAGAGCAGGGTGTCACCAAACTGATGTCTGTGACTGATGCTAAGGAGAAATGTCCTCAGCTGGTGCTGGTTAAAGGAGAAGACCTGACACACTACAGAGAAATGTCCTATAAAATGACAG AGCTCCTGATGTCCTACTGTCCACTGGTAGAGCGGCTTGGATTTGATGAAAACTTCATGGACGTCACAGAGATGGTAGAAAGAAGACTAGCACAGACACCAGAGTCTAACAGCTTTTCATTTAAAGGACACGTCTACAGCCGCCTCA GTGCAGATGTTAAAGCCAGTGACTACCTGAGGCTGGCTTTAGGTTCACACATTGCAGCAGAGCTGAGAGAAGCCATCCACAGCAAACTGGGTCTGACTGGCTGTGCTGGAATCGCCACAAACAAACTACTGGCCAAACTGGTGTCTGGCACCTTCAAACCCAATCAGCAAACCACCCTGCTGCCGGAGAACCTCAGCGACATCTTGGGCTGCCTGAGCAGTCTCCGCAAAGTCCCAG GGATCGGTCACCAAACGGCGAAGAGACTTCAAGCCCTGGGATTGGTCAGCATCCAAGACCTACAGCTCTTCCCTTTGAATGACTTGGTGAAAGAGTTTGGACATCCCAGTGCTCAGCGCTTGAAGAACCTGGCCGTCGGCATTGATGACTCACCTGTCACCCCTACTGGGGCCCCTCAG TCTCTCAGTGATGAAGACTccttcaaaaaaatgtcatcaaccAAAGACGTTTCGGAAAAGATTCAACAACTCTTGAGCAGTCTGGTGGAAAG GATGAACAAAGATGGCAGGCAGCCTCAGACCTTCCGGCTCACCATTCGTAGATACTCGGCGACCAACAAGTGGTTCAGTCGCGAGAGCCGCCAGTGTCCAATCCCCAACCACATTGGACAGAAGATCACCTCAG GCAGCAGTGATGATGCTGTGGCCCAGCTGGTCCCGGTGGCCATGAAGCTGTTCCACAAGATGGTGGACAGTAACACCGCCTTCCACCTCACCCTCATTAACGTTTGCTTCAGTAACCTGCAGACGAGGGGAGCTGCTGTCAGCGGAAAGGGCTCCATAACATCTTTCTTCACACAAACCACATCCcccagaaaaacacagatctgCTCTTCACAAAGACAG AATGATTCCTCTCAGAACGGAGAAAGTCATTGCATGGATCGTCAGTTCAGCACAAACAAGACGATTACTCAACGGCCCTTACAACAAGCAGTAACCACGAAAAGCCCTTGTAGCTCTGAGGCAGCATTACATGGTTTCAAATGGAAACAAAgctctgttgttgctgtagAAGACCCTCCACGTCAGACAGCATGTTGCAGCACGGCGAGGTCGGACCCtcatgaaaataacaaaactgtgACACATCAGTTGCCCCCAGATTTTGATCCAGAAGTGTTCGAGCTTCTCCCCGAGGAAATCCAGAAAGAACTGTTATCTCCTACCTATGTAAACTCCCTTCCCAGCTCTTCTACCAGCCCCTCTGCACCAGCTGAAGTCCCCAGTGTGCCACACATAACAACACATTCATTTAGAGACTCACAAAATACTGAAGGCATTAAAGAAGCTGTAAACGAATTGGATCCATCTTACAGAGTGACCACAGTGAATCACCAGGGGCCTCAAAGCACAAGTGCGCTTCCAGGAGAGTACGTCATGGAAGAAGAGAGACTATCATTCCCCCGGTCTTCTGACTGCAAGTTCCCGGGAAATGTGGACCCTGAGGTGTTTTCTGAGCTTCCGCCGGATGTTCAAAGGGAGTTGATGTCTGAATGGAAGCAACAGAAGCCGCTCCTGAAGACCCCCTCATCCAGGAAACCAGGGAGAAGCCTAATGACCAAAGACAGAAAGGCTGCAGGAAAAGGCAGTCAGGCCAACAGTCTGCTGAAGTATTTCAAACCCAGTTAG
- the poli gene encoding DNA polymerase iota isoform X2, whose amino-acid sequence MTPGPTPSPSRVILHFDLDCFYAQVEMIRNPALREVPLGIQQKYIIVTCNYVAREQGVTKLMSVTDAKEKCPQLVLVKGEDLTHYREMSYKMTELLMSYCPLVERLGFDENFMDVTEMVERRLAQTPESNSFSFKGHVYSRLSADVKASDYLRLALGSHIAAELREAIHSKLGLTGCAGIATNKLLAKLVSGTFKPNQQTTLLPENLSDILGCLSSLRKVPGIGHQTAKRLQALGLVSIQDLQLFPLNDLVKEFGHPSAQRLKNLAVGIDDSPVTPTGAPQSLSDEDSFKKMSSTKDVSEKIQQLLSSLVERMNKDGRQPQTFRLTIRRYSATNKWFSRESRQCPIPNHIGQKITSGSSDDAVAQLVPVAMKLFHKMVDSNTAFHLTLINVCFSNLQTRGAAVSGKGSITSFFTQTTSPRKTQICSSQRQNDSSQNGESHCMDRQFSTNKTITQRPLQQAVTTKSPCSSEAALHGFKWKQSSVVAVEDPPRQTACCSTARSDPHENNKTVTHQLPPDFDPEVFELLPEEIQKELLSPTYVNSLPSSSTSPSAPAEVPSVPHITTHSFRDSQNTEGIKEAVNELDPSYRVTTVNHQGPQSTSALPGEYVMEEERLSFPRSSDCKFPGNVDPEVFSELPPDVQRELMSEWKQQKPLLKTPSSRKPGRSLMTKDRKAAGKGSQANSLLKYFKPS is encoded by the exons ATGACACCCGGACCAACTCCTTCACCCTCCAGAGTTATTCTGCATTTTGACCTGGATTGTTTCTATGCTCAGGTGGAAATGATCAGAAACCCAGCACTGAGAGAAGTCCCCTTAG GTATCCAGCAGAAATACATCATAGTCACCTGTAACTATGTGGCAAGAGAGCAGGGTGTCACCAAACTGATGTCTGTGACTGATGCTAAGGAGAAATGTCCTCAGCTGGTGCTGGTTAAAGGAGAAGACCTGACACACTACAGAGAAATGTCCTATAAAATGACAG AGCTCCTGATGTCCTACTGTCCACTGGTAGAGCGGCTTGGATTTGATGAAAACTTCATGGACGTCACAGAGATGGTAGAAAGAAGACTAGCACAGACACCAGAGTCTAACAGCTTTTCATTTAAAGGACACGTCTACAGCCGCCTCA GTGCAGATGTTAAAGCCAGTGACTACCTGAGGCTGGCTTTAGGTTCACACATTGCAGCAGAGCTGAGAGAAGCCATCCACAGCAAACTGGGTCTGACTGGCTGTGCTGGAATCGCCACAAACAAACTACTGGCCAAACTGGTGTCTGGCACCTTCAAACCCAATCAGCAAACCACCCTGCTGCCGGAGAACCTCAGCGACATCTTGGGCTGCCTGAGCAGTCTCCGCAAAGTCCCAG GGATCGGTCACCAAACGGCGAAGAGACTTCAAGCCCTGGGATTGGTCAGCATCCAAGACCTACAGCTCTTCCCTTTGAATGACTTGGTGAAAGAGTTTGGACATCCCAGTGCTCAGCGCTTGAAGAACCTGGCCGTCGGCATTGATGACTCACCTGTCACCCCTACTGGGGCCCCTCAG TCTCTCAGTGATGAAGACTccttcaaaaaaatgtcatcaaccAAAGACGTTTCGGAAAAGATTCAACAACTCTTGAGCAGTCTGGTGGAAAG GATGAACAAAGATGGCAGGCAGCCTCAGACCTTCCGGCTCACCATTCGTAGATACTCGGCGACCAACAAGTGGTTCAGTCGCGAGAGCCGCCAGTGTCCAATCCCCAACCACATTGGACAGAAGATCACCTCAG GCAGCAGTGATGATGCTGTGGCCCAGCTGGTCCCGGTGGCCATGAAGCTGTTCCACAAGATGGTGGACAGTAACACCGCCTTCCACCTCACCCTCATTAACGTTTGCTTCAGTAACCTGCAGACGAGGGGAGCTGCTGTCAGCGGAAAGGGCTCCATAACATCTTTCTTCACACAAACCACATCCcccagaaaaacacagatctgCTCTTCACAAAGACAG AATGATTCCTCTCAGAACGGAGAAAGTCATTGCATGGATCGTCAGTTCAGCACAAACAAGACGATTACTCAACGGCCCTTACAACAAGCAGTAACCACGAAAAGCCCTTGTAGCTCTGAGGCAGCATTACATGGTTTCAAATGGAAACAAAgctctgttgttgctgtagAAGACCCTCCACGTCAGACAGCATGTTGCAGCACGGCGAGGTCGGACCCtcatgaaaataacaaaactgtgACACATCAGTTGCCCCCAGATTTTGATCCAGAAGTGTTCGAGCTTCTCCCCGAGGAAATCCAGAAAGAACTGTTATCTCCTACCTATGTAAACTCCCTTCCCAGCTCTTCTACCAGCCCCTCTGCACCAGCTGAAGTCCCCAGTGTGCCACACATAACAACACATTCATTTAGAGACTCACAAAATACTGAAGGCATTAAAGAAGCTGTAAACGAATTGGATCCATCTTACAGAGTGACCACAGTGAATCACCAGGGGCCTCAAAGCACAAGTGCGCTTCCAGGAGAGTACGTCATGGAAGAAGAGAGACTATCATTCCCCCGGTCTTCTGACTGCAAGTTCCCGGGAAATGTGGACCCTGAGGTGTTTTCTGAGCTTCCGCCGGATGTTCAAAGGGAGTTGATGTCTGAATGGAAGCAACAGAAGCCGCTCCTGAAGACCCCCTCATCCAGGAAACCAGGGAGAAGCCTAATGACCAAAGACAGAAAGGCTGCAGGAAAAGGCAGTCAGGCCAACAGTCTGCTGAAGTATTTCAAACCCAGTTAG